From Pontibacter actiniarum, a single genomic window includes:
- the msrA gene encoding peptide-methionine (S)-S-oxide reductase MsrA, giving the protein MEIATFGNGCFWCTEAIFQDLNGVEKVVSGYAGGQVEDPTYKQVCSGSTGHAEVLQISYDPQVISYAELLEIFWKTHDPTTLNRQGNDVGTQYRSVIFYHNEEQKQLAEKYKQELDASGAFPDPIVTTIEPMTKFWPAENYHQNYFNTHGEEPYCRFLIRPKVEKFRQVFKHKLKAEHSGS; this is encoded by the coding sequence ATGGAAATAGCAACATTCGGCAACGGGTGCTTCTGGTGTACAGAAGCCATCTTTCAGGATTTGAACGGGGTGGAGAAGGTGGTTTCGGGCTATGCCGGTGGCCAGGTAGAGGACCCTACTTACAAGCAGGTGTGCTCCGGCTCCACAGGGCATGCAGAGGTACTCCAGATTTCCTACGACCCGCAGGTTATCAGCTATGCGGAGCTGCTGGAGATCTTCTGGAAGACCCACGACCCTACCACGCTCAACCGCCAGGGGAACGATGTGGGGACGCAGTACCGCTCCGTTATCTTCTACCATAACGAGGAGCAAAAGCAACTGGCCGAGAAGTACAAGCAGGAACTGGATGCCTCCGGTGCCTTCCCCGATCCCATCGTGACGACCATAGAGCCGATGACCAAGTTCTGGCCAGCCGAAAACTATCACCAGAACTACTTTAACACGCACGGCGAGGAGCCCTACTGCCGGTTTCTGATTCGCCCGAAAGTGGAGAAGTTCAGACAGGTGTTTAAGCACAAGCTAAAGGCTGAGCACAGCGGCAGCTAG
- a CDS encoding diacylglycerol kinase has product MRTYFKKRYNSFKFAFQGLVSAVRSEPHMRLHLLSAVGVAAAGFAFGITKTEWCLVVGCIGLVVTAEVLNTAIETVVNLVSPEFHPLAGRAKDLAAAAVLIAAIAAAIVGLIVFLPYVLSFAELYFGAETTV; this is encoded by the coding sequence TTGCGCACCTACTTCAAGAAACGCTACAACAGCTTTAAGTTTGCCTTCCAGGGCCTTGTCTCCGCCGTCAGGTCAGAGCCGCACATGCGCCTGCACCTGCTTTCGGCAGTCGGTGTGGCGGCGGCCGGCTTTGCCTTCGGCATCACCAAAACGGAGTGGTGCCTGGTGGTGGGGTGCATCGGGCTGGTGGTAACGGCAGAGGTGCTCAACACGGCCATCGAAACGGTGGTGAACCTGGTGTCCCCGGAGTTTCACCCGCTGGCAGGCAGGGCAAAGGACCTGGCAGCCGCTGCCGTGCTGATAGCCGCTATTGCGGCGGCAATTGTAGGCCTCATCGTTTTCCTGCCTTACGTTCTGTCTTTTGCCGAACTGTACTTCGGGGCCGAAACCACAGTGTAA
- a CDS encoding DUF6970 domain-containing protein codes for MNKEQQAPSFRSSLWAVAFSACLAVAGCKPADTTASTATAAQAHPDWLTKLIGELELEMPANPPARIYSYTYNGQQVYFLTGRCCDVPSKLYDAQGNVLCEPDGGITGRGDGRCTDFFEQRQNETIVWEDKRKS; via the coding sequence ATGAACAAAGAGCAACAGGCACCCTCCTTCAGAAGCAGCCTCTGGGCAGTAGCCTTTAGTGCCTGCCTGGCTGTAGCGGGTTGCAAACCTGCCGACACAACGGCAAGCACCGCCACTGCTGCACAGGCACACCCGGACTGGCTAACCAAGCTGATCGGGGAGCTGGAGCTGGAGATGCCAGCCAATCCGCCGGCCAGAATTTACAGCTATACTTATAACGGCCAGCAAGTATACTTCCTCACCGGCAGGTGCTGCGATGTGCCCAGCAAGCTGTACGATGCCCAAGGCAACGTGCTGTGCGAGCCGGACGGAGGCATAACGGGTAGGGGAGACGGCCGCTGCACCGATTTTTTTGAGCAACGCCAGAATGAAACCATAGTTTGGGAAGATAAAAGAAAAAGCTAA
- a CDS encoding DinB family protein — MTGNDVLKNLSEYNIWANKTMLDVFSSLPEVPANALRLQSHALNAQAIWIARITGTESPVKVWQEHNLEELKKLHESASYRIAELVANADEAEFNRLIDYTNSQGHKYSTRVLDILTHAFNHATYHRAQVATDLRKNGHTPPNTDYVTYVRELMGQVY; from the coding sequence ATGACCGGAAACGACGTACTGAAGAACCTATCAGAATATAACATCTGGGCAAACAAAACCATGCTGGATGTATTCAGCAGCCTGCCTGAGGTACCTGCCAACGCGCTGCGCCTGCAAAGCCACGCCCTAAACGCGCAGGCCATCTGGATTGCTCGCATTACCGGCACCGAAAGCCCTGTGAAAGTATGGCAGGAGCACAACCTGGAGGAGCTGAAGAAACTGCACGAAAGTGCTTCCTACAGAATCGCGGAGCTGGTGGCCAACGCAGACGAAGCAGAGTTCAACCGCCTCATCGACTACACTAACAGCCAGGGGCACAAGTACAGCACGCGCGTACTCGATATCCTGACGCACGCCTTTAACCACGCCACCTACCACCGCGCACAGGTTGCCACCGACCTGCGCAAAAACGGCCATACCCCTCCCAACACAGATTACGTTACCTACGTGCGTGAGCTGATGGGCCAGGTATACTAG
- a CDS encoding DUF4382 domain-containing protein, which yields MKKKYFFPLLLSGLMGFSSCDSDSDSDGTARMEVRMTDAPGDYAKVNVEIESVQVHKGDGDEENGWITLDEIHPGVYNLLDFANGRDTLLASAELPVGRISQIRLILGDDNSVVLKDGTEVKLKTPSGQTSGVKLQLNADLEDDVTYMVLLDFDAAKSVVPKGNGGYNLKPVVRTITKAIAGGIKGQVTPAAYKPGIYVISAANDTIGGYANENGDFLIKGVPAGTYTVKFYTEGDLHNKTVENVSVSQDQIKDLGVVELPQE from the coding sequence ATGAAGAAAAAGTATTTTTTCCCTTTGCTGCTGAGCGGGCTGATGGGGTTCAGCTCTTGCGACAGCGACAGTGATAGCGACGGCACAGCCCGTATGGAAGTACGCATGACCGACGCGCCGGGCGACTATGCCAAGGTTAACGTTGAGATCGAATCGGTGCAGGTGCACAAAGGCGATGGCGATGAGGAAAACGGCTGGATAACGCTGGATGAGATTCACCCGGGGGTATACAACCTGCTGGACTTTGCCAACGGCCGCGACACGCTGCTAGCCAGTGCAGAGCTGCCTGTGGGCCGCATTTCCCAGATCCGGCTTATACTTGGCGACGATAACTCTGTGGTGCTGAAAGACGGCACGGAGGTGAAGCTGAAAACACCAAGCGGCCAAACCTCAGGCGTAAAGCTGCAACTGAATGCCGACCTGGAGGATGATGTAACCTACATGGTGCTGCTCGACTTTGATGCAGCCAAATCTGTGGTGCCGAAGGGCAACGGTGGCTATAACCTGAAGCCGGTGGTACGCACCATTACCAAGGCGATTGCCGGAGGCATTAAAGGCCAGGTAACCCCTGCTGCATACAAGCCCGGCATCTACGTTATCTCAGCTGCCAACGACACCATCGGCGGGTACGCCAACGAAAACGGCGATTTCCTGATCAAGGGCGTTCCGGCGGGTACGTATACCGTTAAGTTCTACACCGAGGGCGACCTGCACAACAAAACGGTGGAGAACGTAAGCGTGTCGCAGGACCAGATCAAAGACTTAGGCGTGGTGGAGCTGCCACAGGAGTAG
- a CDS encoding AsmA-like C-terminal region-containing protein, which translates to MKKVVIGFFIFLALLFAAAALVPLLFKDKIKQALDKEIAKNINAKVLYKTEDVSLSLLRNFPNLSLGVENLTVIGQDSFATDTLAKIPSFRMGLNLFSVFGDEVKVNSIELEEPVIRLLVLKSGKANWDIFIEDTTAATAADTAASDFNMAIKGWEVNNGTIFYDDLSIPFGFAAYNVQHTGSGDFEQDVFDMVSETTSDRVTVTFDGVNYLENAKLDADVTMAIDLEKSLYTFKDNNIRVNAFPFKFDGTILMPEEAIDFDLTFSATETDFRNVLSVVPGMYSEQFEDIKTAGKLSFDGFLKGRMIDTLMPGYGVDLKIAEGMFKYPDLPEAARNINVDMSVVSKDGTPQNTNIAVRQFHVDLGKNPIDARVLINGLDVMQVDGNVKANVDLAELTKVYPIEGLTLRGLLKVDADAKGTYSESRMPVIDADLNLINGYIKSKDFPAPIQNLNMVTNVVNTTGNTDDTRINVERFNMSLDGEPLEGRMLIVGVDKPAFDGRIKGILDLTKLTKIFPQEGMTVSGRIKADIAAKGKLSDVEAEKYNNITANGTMAINDLHFVSEELPQGMKISSANANFNNERINLQNMNGYLGKSDFAASGSVSNYLGYALADNQSLRGNFNISSNRFDVNEWMVDDEGAPADASTEGVVEVPANMDVTMNIDAKQVLYSNLKLNNVSGQVQVKDKVARLNKVTFNTLGGTFATSGSYNTQDLLRPLFDMKLDIQNLGFKEAFSAFNTVQAFAPIAKVLEGKFSTNFAFAGELGQDMVPVFQTLDGTGVIKVLRAAVRDVPIVEKISNLTNFEELRSFVVENKVIDAEIVDGKLVVKPFDMNVGNMGMTVGGSTAADGSIDYVTALNVPTGKVGQQLNASLTNLLGGQSLGNTERVTLKLNVEGTYSNPRISLAGGSVKEKATDIVKTVVEDKLNVVKQEAAERKQQLQDSVQAELNRKKLEAEQRARQELEKKRLEAEQQIKKQAADKVGGFLKGLTKPAAQPDTTKNQ; encoded by the coding sequence ATGAAAAAAGTAGTCATAGGCTTTTTTATCTTCCTGGCCCTGCTGTTTGCCGCAGCGGCGCTGGTGCCGCTTCTTTTCAAAGATAAAATCAAGCAGGCCCTAGACAAAGAGATCGCAAAAAATATCAATGCCAAAGTTTTATACAAAACAGAAGATGTGAGCCTCTCGCTGCTGCGCAACTTCCCGAACCTTTCGCTGGGCGTGGAGAACCTCACGGTGATAGGGCAGGATTCCTTCGCTACCGACACGCTGGCCAAGATCCCCTCCTTCCGCATGGGGCTAAACCTTTTCAGCGTTTTCGGGGATGAGGTAAAGGTAAACTCCATCGAACTGGAAGAGCCCGTAATCCGGCTCCTGGTGCTGAAAAGCGGCAAGGCCAACTGGGATATCTTTATAGAAGACACCACGGCCGCTACAGCGGCTGATACCGCCGCCTCAGACTTCAACATGGCCATTAAAGGCTGGGAGGTCAACAACGGCACCATCTTTTACGACGACCTGAGCATTCCGTTTGGCTTTGCCGCCTACAACGTGCAGCATACCGGCAGCGGTGACTTTGAGCAGGATGTGTTCGACATGGTGTCGGAGACGACCTCAGACCGCGTGACGGTGACCTTTGACGGGGTGAACTACCTCGAGAACGCCAAGCTGGACGCCGATGTGACCATGGCCATAGACCTGGAGAAATCGCTTTATACTTTCAAGGACAACAACATCCGGGTAAATGCCTTTCCGTTTAAGTTCGACGGTACTATCCTGATGCCGGAGGAGGCCATTGACTTTGACCTGACCTTCAGCGCTACCGAAACAGATTTCCGAAATGTGCTGTCGGTGGTGCCGGGTATGTACAGTGAGCAGTTTGAGGATATTAAAACAGCGGGCAAGCTGAGCTTCGACGGCTTCTTGAAGGGCCGCATGATCGACACCCTGATGCCCGGCTATGGTGTGGACCTGAAGATAGCGGAGGGTATGTTCAAGTACCCGGACCTGCCGGAGGCGGCCCGCAACATTAACGTGGATATGAGTGTGGTGAGCAAAGACGGCACACCGCAAAACACCAACATCGCCGTGCGCCAGTTCCACGTGGATCTGGGCAAGAACCCGATCGATGCCAGGGTCCTGATCAATGGCCTGGATGTGATGCAGGTGGACGGCAACGTGAAGGCCAACGTGGACCTGGCCGAACTGACGAAGGTGTACCCGATTGAGGGCTTGACGCTGCGCGGACTGCTGAAAGTGGATGCAGACGCCAAAGGCACCTACTCCGAATCGCGCATGCCGGTCATCGACGCGGACCTGAACCTGATCAACGGCTACATCAAGTCCAAAGATTTTCCGGCGCCTATTCAGAACCTGAACATGGTAACCAATGTGGTTAACACCACCGGCAACACCGACGACACCCGCATCAACGTGGAGCGCTTTAACATGAGCCTGGATGGGGAGCCGCTGGAGGGCCGTATGTTGATTGTGGGGGTAGACAAACCTGCTTTCGACGGCCGCATCAAGGGTATCCTGGACCTGACAAAGCTAACGAAGATCTTCCCGCAGGAAGGCATGACGGTGTCCGGCCGTATTAAAGCCGACATCGCTGCGAAAGGTAAGTTGAGCGATGTGGAGGCTGAGAAGTACAACAACATCACGGCAAACGGTACCATGGCCATCAATGACCTCCACTTCGTGAGCGAGGAGCTGCCGCAGGGGATGAAGATCTCCAGCGCCAACGCCAACTTTAACAACGAGCGCATTAACCTGCAGAACATGAACGGCTACCTGGGCAAGAGCGATTTCGCGGCTAGCGGCTCTGTGTCGAACTACCTGGGCTATGCCCTGGCCGATAACCAGTCGCTGCGCGGCAACTTCAACATCAGCTCCAACCGCTTCGATGTGAACGAATGGATGGTGGATGATGAGGGAGCCCCTGCGGATGCATCTACAGAAGGTGTGGTGGAGGTGCCTGCCAACATGGACGTGACCATGAATATCGATGCCAAGCAGGTGCTGTACTCTAACCTCAAGCTCAACAACGTGAGCGGCCAGGTGCAGGTGAAGGACAAGGTGGCCAGGCTGAATAAAGTAACCTTCAATACGCTGGGCGGTACCTTTGCCACCAGCGGAAGCTATAACACGCAGGACCTGCTGCGCCCGCTTTTCGACATGAAGCTGGATATCCAGAACCTCGGGTTTAAAGAGGCTTTCAGCGCCTTTAACACGGTGCAGGCCTTCGCTCCTATCGCCAAAGTGCTGGAGGGTAAGTTCTCTACCAACTTTGCCTTTGCCGGTGAGCTTGGGCAAGACATGGTGCCGGTCTTCCAGACCTTGGACGGTACCGGTGTTATTAAGGTGCTGCGGGCCGCTGTGCGCGATGTGCCGATTGTAGAGAAGATCAGCAACCTGACCAACTTTGAAGAGCTCCGCAGCTTTGTGGTGGAGAACAAGGTGATAGACGCGGAGATTGTGGACGGAAAGCTGGTGGTGAAGCCTTTTGACATGAACGTCGGAAACATGGGTATGACGGTGGGCGGCAGCACGGCGGCAGACGGCAGCATAGACTATGTAACCGCGCTAAACGTGCCGACCGGAAAGGTAGGCCAGCAACTGAATGCCAGCTTAACGAACCTGCTGGGCGGCCAGAGCCTGGGTAACACTGAGCGCGTTACCCTGAAGCTGAACGTGGAGGGAACCTACAGCAACCCTAGAATATCCCTGGCTGGCGGCTCTGTAAAAGAAAAGGCAACCGACATTGTGAAGACGGTGGTAGAAGACAAACTGAACGTGGTGAAGCAGGAGGCGGCAGAGCGGAAGCAGCAGCTGCAGGATAGCGTGCAGGCCGAGCTGAACCGAAAGAAGCTGGAGGCAGAGCAGAGGGCGCGTCAAGAGCTGGAGAAGAAGCGCCTGGAGGCAGAGCAGCAGATAAAGAAACAGGCCGCCGATAAAGTGGGGGGCTTTCTGAAGGGCCTGACCAAACCTGCCGCGCAGCCGGACACAACTAAAAATCAATAG
- a CDS encoding PorP/SprF family type IX secretion system membrane protein — protein MGRGLKKLFLLYIACLSACCAAAQDVQYTQQYANRLYLNPAFAGINSGWSVALSHRKQWPALNGSFITNSLAADLRIPDSKSAISLLLQQDRTGIGGLQKLQGSLAYAYHTNISSSWSASAGLQASVASLRVNYGNLVFGDQLSDNGMVAVTSAEVNQFQPNTYVDFTVGGLVYSDQFWAGLTAAHLNKPSYGFGEQTELPLRFTAIAGYKFYARSYVEQGNLFELSFSPTATYIHQQSSKRLDLGLYTNYTPLTLGFIYKGVPVIGGTNQDQSLSVIAGLQLKQLKVGFSHDVGLKGLSREVGGTNEISLIFERRAINNLFRSRLSDKFNRNIVCPAF, from the coding sequence ATGGGCAGAGGTTTAAAGAAATTATTTTTGTTGTACATCGCCTGCCTGAGCGCCTGCTGTGCCGCCGCGCAGGATGTGCAGTATACGCAGCAGTACGCAAACCGCCTGTACCTGAACCCCGCCTTTGCCGGCATCAACAGTGGCTGGAGCGTAGCGCTCTCGCACCGGAAGCAGTGGCCCGCCCTCAACGGCTCCTTCATCACCAACTCCCTTGCGGCAGACCTCCGCATACCTGATTCGAAAAGTGCAATTAGCCTACTGCTGCAGCAGGACCGCACCGGCATCGGAGGACTACAAAAACTACAGGGCAGCCTCGCCTACGCCTACCATACGAACATCAGCAGCAGTTGGTCGGCCTCCGCGGGCCTGCAGGCAAGCGTGGCGTCGCTCCGGGTAAACTACGGCAACCTGGTCTTCGGCGATCAGCTTTCCGACAACGGCATGGTGGCCGTAACCTCGGCAGAAGTAAATCAGTTTCAGCCAAATACTTATGTGGATTTCACGGTAGGCGGCCTCGTGTACTCCGACCAGTTCTGGGCCGGCCTAACGGCGGCACACCTGAACAAACCCTCCTACGGCTTCGGTGAGCAAACGGAGCTGCCCCTGCGCTTTACGGCCATTGCAGGCTATAAATTTTACGCCAGGTCATACGTAGAGCAGGGAAATCTGTTTGAACTGAGCTTTTCTCCCACCGCCACCTACATACATCAGCAAAGTTCTAAAAGATTAGATTTAGGGCTGTATACTAATTACACACCGCTTACGTTAGGTTTTATATACAAAGGAGTACCCGTCATCGGGGGAACTAACCAAGACCAATCCTTGTCAGTAATAGCAGGCCTGCAGCTAAAGCAGCTAAAGGTGGGCTTTAGCCATGATGTTGGCCTGAAAGGGTTGAGCAGGGAAGTAGGCGGAACAAACGAAATTTCACTCATTTTTGAACGCAGGGCTATTAACAATTTGTTTAGAAGCCGCTTAAGCGACAAATTTAACAGAAACATTGTTTGTCCGGCATTCTAA
- the gldJ gene encoding gliding motility lipoprotein GldJ produces MKLIKYLSAAVVGGFLLTACSKGGQPTSTNPGDYSSATGAEYGEDEEAFDVADYAEFPQGPGLIFIEGGRTVLGSMEEDIAMTRDNVERTVTVASFYMDETEVANIHWLEYLHDLKRDSLPEVYQAALPDTTVWSRQLSFNDPYVTYYLRYPGFRFFPVVGVSWLQANDFCVWRTAKVNENLAKEATGGGGRRGLFGRGGGDEAVEGEKPSIESGYVLPNYRLPTEAEWEYAAQAMIGTQYSEDENQNNRRLYPWDGHQVRNPYGKEMGKFMANFKRGRGDYAGIAGSLNDGAMITDYIYAYPPNDFGLYNMAGNVNEWVQDVYRPLSYQDVEDLNPFRRDGYLDESNNYDSSEGYHSLVNDEVRVYKGGSWKDVAYWLSPGTRRFMAQDSSTATIGFRCAMINAGSNR; encoded by the coding sequence ATGAAGTTAATCAAGTATTTATCGGCTGCGGTTGTGGGGGGCTTCCTGTTGACCGCCTGCTCAAAGGGCGGCCAACCGACAAGCACAAACCCAGGAGACTATAGCTCTGCCACCGGCGCTGAGTATGGCGAGGACGAAGAGGCTTTCGATGTTGCCGACTATGCTGAGTTTCCGCAGGGGCCGGGCCTGATCTTTATTGAAGGTGGCCGTACGGTGCTGGGCTCTATGGAAGAGGATATTGCCATGACCCGCGACAACGTGGAGCGTACGGTAACGGTAGCCTCGTTCTATATGGACGAAACCGAGGTAGCAAACATTCACTGGCTGGAGTACCTGCACGACCTGAAGCGTGACTCTCTGCCAGAAGTATACCAGGCGGCTTTGCCAGACACAACTGTGTGGTCTCGCCAACTGTCTTTCAACGACCCTTACGTAACGTACTACCTACGCTACCCAGGCTTCCGCTTCTTCCCTGTAGTGGGTGTGAGCTGGCTGCAGGCAAACGACTTCTGCGTATGGCGTACGGCTAAAGTAAACGAAAACCTTGCTAAAGAGGCCACTGGCGGTGGTGGCAGAAGAGGCCTGTTTGGCCGCGGTGGCGGCGACGAAGCGGTAGAAGGCGAAAAGCCGTCTATCGAGTCTGGCTATGTACTGCCGAACTACCGTCTCCCAACAGAGGCAGAGTGGGAGTACGCTGCACAGGCCATGATCGGTACGCAGTACTCTGAAGACGAAAACCAGAACAACCGCCGCCTGTACCCATGGGATGGCCACCAGGTGCGTAACCCGTATGGCAAAGAGATGGGTAAGTTTATGGCTAACTTCAAGCGTGGCCGCGGTGACTATGCCGGTATCGCCGGTTCCCTCAACGACGGTGCGATGATCACGGATTATATCTACGCTTACCCGCCAAACGACTTTGGTCTGTATAACATGGCCGGCAACGTAAACGAGTGGGTACAGGACGTTTACCGCCCGCTTTCTTACCAGGACGTAGAAGACCTGAACCCTTTCCGCCGCGATGGCTACCTGGACGAGTCCAACAACTACGACTCCAGCGAAGGCTACCATTCTTTGGTTAACGATGAGGTTCGCGTGTACAAAGGAGGTTCTTGGAAAGACGTAGCATACTGGTTGTCTCCGGGCACACGCCGCTTCATGGCGCAGGACTCGTCTACCGCTACTATCGGTTTCCGTTGCGCCATGATCAACGCAGGCTCAAACAGATAG
- a CDS encoding DUF4265 domain-containing protein, whose protein sequence is MSKNTQGHKIIFRFHSDLFGKEITETLWALEVDASQNLYQIDSIPTFAPLIATEDVVRAEFDAMEEGLLYKETVTPSGNSTIQVIRQNEDTPLLDLRKRFAELGCVSEEVNEDFFVLEVPMNVNYAVVKEVLDELEEQEEVEYAEPSLSDVHREQTGG, encoded by the coding sequence ATGAGCAAGAACACACAAGGGCATAAAATCATCTTCCGCTTCCACAGCGACTTGTTTGGCAAAGAAATCACCGAAACGCTTTGGGCACTGGAGGTGGACGCCAGCCAAAATCTCTACCAGATAGACAGCATCCCGACGTTTGCGCCACTTATAGCCACCGAGGATGTTGTGCGCGCTGAGTTTGACGCCATGGAGGAGGGCCTGCTTTACAAGGAAACAGTAACCCCGTCGGGCAACTCCACCATACAGGTTATCCGCCAGAACGAAGACACGCCCCTGCTGGACCTGCGCAAACGCTTTGCGGAGCTAGGCTGCGTGTCAGAAGAGGTGAACGAAGACTTTTTTGTGCTGGAGGTGCCAATGAACGTGAATTACGCCGTTGTGAAGGAAGTGCTGGATGAGTTGGAGGAGCAGGAAGAGGTAGAGTATGCAGAGCCATCGCTTTCTGATGTGCACCGCGAGCAAACAGGCGGATAA
- a CDS encoding malate:quinone oxidoreductase, which yields MRQQDDTENMPDVVLIGAGIMSATLGMMLKELQPNLKLEVFERLDVAAAESSDAWNNAGTGHSAFCELNYTPETPDGSIDTTKAVRIAESFEISKQFWAYLIQHNIIELPTSFIKNIPHMSFVWGEDNVNFLRKRYEAMVKCHLFDDMIYSEDREQLKEWVPLIMEGRDASEKVAATRMDLGTDVNFGALTRSMFKHLQEEAGVKMHFSHEVRKLRQREDGRWRVRVKDLKTGEKRNVYARYVFIGAGGGALPLLEKSDIPEGQGYGGFPVSGQWLKCTNREVIERHRAKVYGKAAVGSPPMSVPHLDTRYINGRRELLFGPYAGFSTKFLKKGSFFDLPKSIKPNNLRPMLSAGIKNLALTRYLIDQVRQSPEDRLEALRQYFPDAKAADWELEVAGQRVQIIKKDPEKGGVLEFGTEVVSGANCTLAALLGASPGASTAVSIMLGLLERCFMERLNTEEWQKKMKEMIPSYGQSLADNPQLLEKIRGYTSEVLGLVPAVEKK from the coding sequence ATGAGACAACAAGACGATACAGAGAATATGCCGGATGTCGTGCTGATCGGTGCGGGAATTATGAGCGCCACGCTGGGCATGATGCTGAAGGAACTGCAGCCAAACCTTAAGCTGGAGGTTTTTGAACGGCTGGACGTAGCTGCCGCCGAAAGCTCCGATGCCTGGAACAACGCCGGGACCGGCCACTCTGCCTTCTGTGAACTGAACTACACCCCCGAAACACCCGATGGCTCCATCGATACGACCAAGGCTGTGCGCATTGCCGAGTCCTTTGAGATCTCGAAGCAGTTTTGGGCTTACCTGATCCAGCACAACATTATAGAGCTGCCGACATCGTTTATTAAGAACATACCGCACATGAGCTTCGTGTGGGGCGAGGATAATGTGAACTTCCTGCGCAAGCGCTATGAGGCCATGGTAAAGTGCCACCTGTTCGACGACATGATCTATTCCGAGGACCGGGAGCAGCTAAAGGAGTGGGTGCCGCTGATTATGGAGGGGCGCGACGCATCGGAAAAAGTGGCCGCCACGCGCATGGACCTGGGGACGGATGTGAACTTCGGCGCCCTGACACGCAGCATGTTTAAGCACCTGCAGGAGGAAGCGGGCGTTAAGATGCACTTTAGCCATGAGGTTCGGAAACTGCGCCAGCGGGAGGACGGGCGTTGGCGCGTGAGGGTGAAGGACCTGAAAACAGGTGAGAAACGGAACGTGTACGCCCGGTACGTCTTTATTGGTGCCGGAGGAGGAGCCCTGCCGCTGCTGGAAAAATCAGACATTCCGGAGGGCCAGGGCTACGGCGGCTTCCCGGTAAGCGGGCAGTGGCTGAAGTGTACGAACCGCGAGGTGATCGAACGCCACCGCGCCAAAGTATACGGTAAAGCTGCCGTTGGCTCGCCGCCTATGTCGGTGCCGCACCTGGACACCCGCTACATCAATGGCCGCCGCGAGCTGCTGTTCGGGCCCTATGCCGGTTTCTCTACCAAGTTCCTCAAAAAAGGCTCCTTCTTTGATTTGCCGAAGTCTATCAAGCCAAACAACCTGCGCCCCATGCTGTCGGCGGGGATAAAGAACCTGGCCCTGACCCGCTACCTGATCGACCAGGTGCGACAGTCGCCGGAGGACAGGCTGGAAGCTTTGAGGCAGTACTTCCCGGATGCCAAGGCAGCGGATTGGGAGCTAGAGGTTGCCGGGCAACGGGTGCAGATCATCAAAAAAGACCCTGAAAAAGGCGGGGTGCTGGAGTTCGGTACAGAGGTGGTGAGTGGTGCCAACTGTACGCTGGCTGCTTTGCTGGGTGCCTCCCCTGGCGCGTCTACGGCTGTGTCTATCATGCTGGGGCTTCTGGAGCGCTGCTTTATGGAGCGCCTGAATACGGAGGAGTGGCAAAAGAAGATGAAGGAGATGATTCCTTCCTACGGGCAGTCGCTTGCCGATAACCCGCAGCTGCTGGAGAAGATAAGAGGCTATACTAGCGAAGTGCTGGGCTTGGTGCCGGCGGTGGAGAAGAAATAA
- a CDS encoding ComF family protein, with translation MFEDLLSLLFPESCYACSGSLARGEHYVCTNCSVKLPYTDFHVHGATELNPLQRRFWGKVPVRFAFSYLHFIPKGRVQRLLHQLKYKGAQELGEHLGQRYGSLLSDYAYSQHFDLIVPVPLHKHKQRRRGYNQSECFARGLGQSMQLPCHGQVLARTADTGTQTRKSRFDRWQNVEQVFRVAKPEQVQGKRVLLVDDVMTTGATLEACAVALLAAGAAEVSVATIAAA, from the coding sequence ATGTTCGAAGACCTGCTCAGTTTGCTGTTCCCGGAAAGCTGCTACGCCTGCAGCGGATCGCTGGCGCGGGGTGAGCACTACGTCTGTACCAATTGTAGTGTAAAGCTGCCGTACACCGATTTCCACGTGCATGGGGCAACCGAGCTGAACCCTTTGCAGCGCAGGTTCTGGGGTAAGGTGCCGGTGCGGTTTGCCTTCTCCTACCTGCACTTTATACCGAAGGGGCGGGTGCAGCGGCTCCTGCACCAACTCAAGTACAAAGGCGCCCAGGAGCTGGGGGAGCACCTGGGGCAGCGCTACGGCTCCCTCCTCTCCGACTACGCCTACAGCCAGCACTTTGACCTGATCGTGCCGGTGCCGCTGCACAAGCACAAACAGCGCCGCCGTGGCTATAACCAGTCCGAGTGCTTTGCCCGCGGGCTGGGCCAAAGTATGCAGCTGCCCTGCCATGGCCAGGTGCTCGCCCGCACTGCCGACACCGGAACCCAAACCCGCAAAAGCCGCTTTGACCGCTGGCAGAATGTGGAGCAGGTGTTTCGGGTGGCAAAGCCGGAGCAGGTGCAGGGCAAGCGCGTGCTCCTGGTGGACGATGTGATGACCACCGGCGCGACGCTGGAGGCCTGTGCCGTGGCCTTGCTGGCGGCAGGAGCCGCAGAGGTAAGCGTAGCCACCATCGCGGCAGCCTAA